The following proteins are encoded in a genomic region of Arcobacter suis CECT 7833:
- a CDS encoding KH domain-containing protein: protein MITKFIENYAKLIVSVPEDVTITKELIDDNFAEIIISVNSVDIGKLIGKNGNMINALKTMANGCKAKDGISYKIQVVVK from the coding sequence ATGATTACTAAATTTATAGAAAACTATGCAAAACTAATTGTAAGCGTTCCTGAAGATGTTACTATTACAAAAGAATTGATTGATGATAATTTTGCTGAAATTATTATTAGTGTAAACAGTGTTGATATTGGTAAGCTTATTGGTAAAAATGGTAATATGATTAATGCTTTAAAAACTATGGCAAATGGTTGTAAAGCAAAAGATGGTATTTCATATAAAATACAAGTAGTGGTGAAATAG
- the rpsP gene encoding 30S ribosomal protein S16, which yields MTVIRLTRMGRNKKPFYRIVVTDSRKRRDSGWIESIGYFNPVVEPKVLKIDEERYNYWLSVGAKPSEKVKKLASK from the coding sequence ATGACAGTAATTAGATTAACAAGAATGGGAAGAAACAAAAAACCATTTTACAGAATCGTTGTAACAGACTCAAGAAAAAGAAGAGATTCAGGATGGATTGAATCAATTGGTTATTTCAACCCAGTAGTTGAGCCAAAAGTATTAAAAATTGACGAAGAAAGATATAACTATTGGTTAAGTGTTGGTGCTAAACCTTCTGAAAAAGTTAAAAAATTAGCTTCTAAATAA
- the ffh gene encoding signal recognition particle protein: MFDSITGSIRNAVNKIRHQDDVAALTKATSELKKALLKADVHHKTTKELISAIELQTKNAGIGQDSFLRAMKTELTKLLTTSGNQGFVFSNTPPTTILMTGLQGSGKTTTTGKLANYLKTRKKKVLVAACDLQRLAAVEQLKQIAAQIEVDIYFDDNETNPIKIALAAKEKAIKEHYDVLLIDTAGRLAIDEELMLQLKNVRDAVNPNEIFYVADALTGHDATKTATTFKEKIGIDGVILSKYDGDTKGGVALSIANQVEVPLRFIGTGEKMPDLEVFIPDRIVSRLLGLGDIEGLAEKTSAIIDEKKAKEVSKKIKKGEFNFNDFLDQLSMMSKLGSMKSIIGMIPGLSQMAGPIKDMDFENSAEIKRIKALIGSMTPKERENPDLMNPSRKKRIAVGSGVSEVQINKILKQFKNASKMAKQLSSKGGMKGLQNMLSQMGPNGMPKIPR, encoded by the coding sequence TTGTTTGATTCAATAACCGGCTCAATACGAAATGCTGTTAATAAAATAAGACATCAAGATGATGTTGCAGCTTTAACGAAAGCTACATCTGAACTAAAAAAAGCTTTATTAAAAGCAGATGTTCATCACAAAACTACAAAAGAATTAATATCAGCTATTGAATTACAAACAAAAAATGCAGGTATTGGACAAGACTCTTTTTTAAGAGCAATGAAAACAGAATTAACAAAACTTTTAACAACTTCTGGGAATCAAGGTTTTGTTTTCTCAAATACACCTCCAACAACAATTTTAATGACAGGACTTCAAGGTTCTGGAAAAACAACTACAACTGGAAAATTAGCAAACTATTTAAAAACTAGAAAGAAAAAAGTTTTAGTAGCAGCTTGTGACTTACAAAGACTTGCAGCAGTTGAACAATTAAAACAAATTGCAGCTCAAATTGAAGTTGATATTTATTTTGATGACAATGAAACTAATCCAATTAAAATTGCACTTGCTGCAAAAGAGAAAGCTATAAAAGAACATTATGATGTTTTATTAATAGATACAGCTGGACGACTTGCAATTGATGAAGAGTTAATGCTTCAATTAAAAAATGTTAGAGATGCAGTTAATCCTAATGAAATCTTTTATGTGGCAGACGCATTAACAGGTCATGATGCAACAAAAACAGCTACAACTTTTAAAGAAAAAATTGGAATTGATGGAGTTATTTTATCGAAATATGATGGTGATACAAAAGGTGGGGTTGCACTTTCTATTGCTAATCAAGTTGAAGTTCCTTTAAGATTTATAGGTACTGGTGAAAAAATGCCAGACTTAGAAGTTTTTATTCCTGATAGAATTGTTTCAAGATTATTAGGTCTTGGAGATATTGAAGGACTTGCTGAAAAAACATCTGCAATTATTGATGAGAAAAAAGCAAAAGAAGTTAGTAAAAAAATCAAAAAAGGTGAGTTTAATTTTAATGACTTTTTAGATCAACTTTCTATGATGAGTAAATTAGGTTCTATGAAATCAATTATTGGAATGATTCCAGGGCTTTCACAAATGGCTGGACCTATCAAAGATATGGATTTTGAGAACTCTGCTGAAATAAAAAGAATTAAGGCTCTTATTGGTTCTATGACTCCAAAAGAAAGAGAAAACCCAGATTTAATGAATCCTAGCAGAAAAAAAAGAATTGCAGTTGGTTCTGGAGTTTCTGAAGTTCAAATAAACAAAATTTTAAAGCAATTTAAAAATGCTTCAAAAATGGCAAAACAACTTTCTTCTAAGGGTGGAATGAAAGGTTTACAAAATATGTTGTCTCAAATGGGACCAAACGGGATGCCAAAAATCCCTAGATAA
- a CDS encoding pseudouridine synthase family protein — MAVTYDKAYKVLAQQENISNSKAKELIDRGVVKVGEQKVLIARGEIRTDTKFNIKEIGKIKVIFEDKDILVVDKPAFLTADDVAKKYEGAILLNRLDKETSGVMMFAKNEDFQKKAIKEFQANKVYKEYVAIVEGKVVEEIEIDKPILTTKDRGMAKSKIDLKRGKPAKSTVYPVLVEGNKSKVKVVIESGRTHQIRVHLNSVGLPIIGDGIYGRTASNINRVLLHSKVTKIFDYTFESPEPKEFRVYDFNS, encoded by the coding sequence ATGGCTGTAACTTATGATAAAGCATACAAAGTATTAGCACAACAAGAAAATATATCAAACTCAAAAGCAAAAGAGTTAATTGATAGAGGTGTTGTAAAAGTTGGTGAGCAAAAAGTTTTAATTGCACGAGGTGAAATTAGAACAGACACAAAATTTAATATCAAAGAAATTGGAAAAATAAAAGTAATATTTGAAGATAAAGATATTTTAGTAGTTGATAAGCCAGCATTCTTAACAGCTGATGATGTTGCTAAAAAATATGAAGGTGCAATTTTATTAAACAGACTTGATAAAGAAACAAGTGGTGTTATGATGTTTGCAAAAAATGAAGATTTCCAGAAAAAAGCAATTAAAGAATTCCAAGCAAATAAAGTTTACAAAGAGTATGTGGCTATCGTTGAGGGAAAAGTTGTTGAAGAAATAGAGATTGATAAACCAATTCTTACTACAAAAGATAGAGGAATGGCAAAATCAAAAATTGATTTAAAAAGAGGAAAACCTGCTAAAAGTACAGTTTATCCTGTTTTAGTTGAAGGAAATAAATCAAAAGTAAAAGTTGTTATTGAATCAGGAAGAACTCATCAAATTAGAGTTCATTTAAATTCTGTTGGATTACCAATTATTGGTGATGGAATTTATGGAAGAACAGCTTCAAATATAAATAGAGTTTTACTTCACTCAAAAGTAACTAAAATCTTTGATTATACTTTTGAATCGCCTGAACCAAAAGAATTTAGAGTGTATGACTTTAATTCATAA
- the waaA gene encoding lipid IV(A) 3-deoxy-D-manno-octulosonic acid transferase, with translation MSPFSIFYYLVLSFIYILAIPYLIFKSRNSKYRQAIPAKFFLKDNVPFKENGIWFHSCSMGETKAIKPLIDNYLENANISVITNTGFEEAKKISPNVRYLPFEIFLPFWVNKQKVLVVMEAELWYLLFLLAKKKGAKTLLINARISDKSYKSYKRFSFFYKRIFQNIDKVFAQSEVDKHRLEELGASNVEVIGNIKLAQLPKVNVKLEKPKQVVITAASTHENEEKLILNAYKKEQGKLIIVPRHPERFDKVDFLILDFIKDKNISYQKYSVKDDFDSDIILIDKMGILNDIYAISDVVILGGAFEKIGGHNPIEPAFFNCKIISGKNIFNQKSLFDCIKNYYLIENDELGEYLNNIKNLEKPILTKAGSIEPIIKEINKWL, from the coding sequence TTGAGCCCTTTTAGTATATTTTATTACTTAGTATTAAGTTTTATTTATATACTTGCAATTCCTTATTTGATATTTAAGTCACGAAACTCTAAGTATAGACAAGCAATTCCAGCAAAATTTTTTTTAAAAGATAATGTTCCATTTAAAGAAAATGGCATTTGGTTTCATTCATGTTCAATGGGTGAAACAAAAGCTATCAAACCTTTGATTGATAATTATTTAGAAAATGCAAATATCTCAGTTATAACAAATACTGGATTTGAAGAAGCAAAAAAAATCTCTCCAAATGTTAGATATTTACCTTTTGAAATATTTTTACCTTTTTGGGTAAATAAACAAAAAGTTTTGGTTGTGATGGAAGCTGAACTTTGGTATTTGCTTTTTTTATTGGCAAAGAAAAAAGGTGCAAAAACTTTATTAATTAATGCAAGAATTTCAGATAAATCTTATAAATCATATAAAAGATTTTCTTTTTTTTATAAAAGAATATTTCAAAATATTGATAAAGTTTTTGCACAAAGTGAAGTTGATAAACATAGACTTGAAGAACTTGGAGCTTCTAATGTGGAAGTTATTGGAAATATAAAACTAGCACAATTACCAAAAGTAAATGTAAAGTTAGAAAAACCAAAACAAGTTGTAATAACAGCTGCAAGTACCCATGAAAATGAGGAAAAATTAATTTTAAATGCTTACAAAAAAGAGCAAGGAAAATTAATAATAGTTCCAAGGCATCCAGAAAGATTTGATAAAGTTGATTTTCTAATTCTTGACTTTATAAAAGATAAAAATATTTCATATCAAAAATATTCTGTAAAAGATGATTTTGATTCTGATATAATTTTGATTGATAAAATGGGGATATTAAATGATATTTATGCAATATCAGATGTGGTTATTCTTGGTGGTGCATTTGAAAAAATAGGTGGGCATAATCCAATTGAACCTGCTTTTTTTAACTGTAAGATTATAAGTGGTAAAAATATATTTAATCAAAAATCACTTTTTGATTGTATAAAAAATTACTATTTAATAGAAAATGATGAATTAGGTGAATATTTAAACAATATAAAAAATTTAGAAAAACCAATTCTAACAAAAGCAGGTTCGATTGAACCTATAATTAAGGAGATAAACAAATGGCTGTAA